In Drosophila subpulchrella strain 33 F10 #4 breed RU33 chromosome X, RU_Dsub_v1.1 Primary Assembly, whole genome shotgun sequence, the DNA window CTCGATGTCGTTGCCATCGCTGGCGATCACCACCAGGTCGTGGTTGTCGATGCTCAGGCTGATGGGGCAGTTGGAGACGCCTGCAGGGGTAAAGGAAGGTTTATAAGTAAGTATGtatttaggtgtctaaaagtatgcaacatattttactttttttttaattcttgtCATTTTTGTGCCACAATTCTTGGTAGAATACTCATTTCAATTTTTGTTTCACAAAggagttttaaatttttacattgTGCCTGCCCTCCATTAACtataaattttgtataaatataaaaggTTCGGGAGTTAAAATCACTTGTATAGGTGCTTGAAAGTAAGCAACTTAATGGGTTAAGCCCGAAAGTAAATCTTCCTTTGATCTCTGCCTACTTTTAGAAACCTTTACaagcttttttttaaattctagGAATTTATCTGAACCATATTTGGAAAACAACACTTTGAACTTCTTACAATTTCCCATCTGCTGTCAGAAAAACGGCTTTGAAAGGACCTCTTTCTTCACAGCAAAGCTCTCCTTTTGACTCACCATTGAAGATCACCCGGAAGCGGTAGCGCCCGCCCCTGACCACCGGAAAGTGGGCGTAGAGCGTCGGCTTGGCGGCCTTAACGCCCTTCTTGAGGTTCCTGCCCCGGCCGTTGATCAGGATATTCTCGGCCACGCTCTCCACGAAGTTGTGCACCCAGTCCTGGATCATGATCACATGCTCCGACATATCAAAGTCGTAGAGATGGGCATGGGGATTCCGTTTGGGTGGCATGCGCACCACCAGTGGACCCGCCAGCCCAAATGCCCTCTGGTGCTCCGTGTGGCTGTGCCACCAATTGGTGCCCCCATGATCCACCTCGAAGCGGTAGCGGAAGGCCTGACCGGCCTCGATGGGGTACTGGGTCACATGGGGCACCCCGTCCATGAACGGCGTCAGCCGCTGATGCATCCCGTGCCAGTGAATGGTCGTCGTCTCGTGCATGCTGTTGATCACGTCCGCCACCACGGTGTCGCCGTGGCACACCTCGATGCTCATCCCGGGCAGCTGGCCATTGACCACCATCACCTCGCTCTCCAGTCCATCGGCGTACTTGCAGTCGTCGTTCGCCGCCAGCTGATCCGCCAGGGTGATGCCGTCCACATACTCCTTGCCATTCAGCTTGAAGCGGAACTTTGTCTGCAAAGTGGGGGAAATGATATGAAATCTTGAGTATCAGAATGCGGAAATATCACTAGAATTTCCAAAAACCTTTTCAaaggtgcctaaaagtatgcaatactatattttaaattcaaaagttCAACGTTAtatttcactgcatacttttaggtaACTTAATAAGAGTattgaaatgtttttctttGGAAAAGGGTGAAAtactatattttaaattcaaaagttCAACGTTATTTTTTCACtacatacttttaggcaccttAATAAAAGGATTGATATGTTTTTCTTTGGAAAAGGGTTCTTTCGAGACCGGTACCTGGAGGTATCGCTTGCAGGTCTCCGCCATCGTATCGTCATAGTGCACCACCATGTAGTAGTAGCAGGTCATCGGCTGGTTATCCGCACAGTCGCGTCTGCAAGGATGCCGCTTGTTATCCTTCTCGGCCGCCCGCCACTGCGAGGACTCGCCTGCGCCTGAGGACAGCTGGGGATACATCTGCATTATCCGCTCATACTTGCTCACGATCCGCTTCCCACTGGCATCTATCGGTTTTGTTAGAAAATTGATACGATTTGATCACATTTGTTGATTTATTAACTTGGTTCttgtattcgaaaaaaaaaaaaaatatttcaaagttCCAAGAGGAAATTTAAATTCCATCGAATCtgattataaataatattgtttattttttttgttaaaaaaaggTTTTGTATTAGATCAAGATAGCAGGGTCTGTAAATAATGATTATTGATCTGTTTTTTGATTAAAAGAATCAACCACTTAGGATCGACACACGCGGAATAGGAAAATACCATAGTGTTTCTCTTTGGATTGATTATTTTTtgagttttaaaataaaactcataATGATTACGGTCCCTGCAAGATAGTCGTTATAAATAGTTATGGTTGAGAAACCACCATGAAGAAGAcatcatatatttttattattttcaacgTTGAAAGATTTGATTCCGTTTCCAGGGACActtatttaaacaaaaaaaccgttgcaaaatattttcaaaaatctttttttaactTGAATAGAGTGTTAATTCGTTATTTATCGAATTTCCGGAAGTATAGTTTTTCCATTTCAGTTAAGCACCTTGAATGCCGTATATTTGCACGCTTATGAGGCACAAAGTGAAGACCAGTGTCTGCACCAAATTGAATTTCATGCTCGCATCAAATCGAATTCGAAAAAACAGAGGCACTATTATATTTTGAATACAAAATTTTTCCCCGCCTATGTGGCTGTGGCTGAGGGCCAAATGAGACTGTCAAGGGGCATCCGTCATCGGTTACCTTTTTGTACGCGACTCCGATCTGAAAAATTACCCGGAATCGGTTGCTTGTCGCCCGGTGTCGAACAACTCGTAGTGTTTAATTGAAGATTGTGGGGCTGACAAGCCGCTGAAGAACAGAAGATGCCGATTACTGACGTAAATACACGAATAATTTCCCATGTTCCGGCAGCTACTGATGGGGAAAATGGTTTGGAGATGGAATTGGCCAAGTTTTTGCAAGGAAATAGTTATGAAATAAAggtattaataatatttaaattaaaaaaaaaactgatttACCTTAAAAACCAActaagaaatatattaaaaaccaAATATGTGGCTTACATTCTTACACACtcctaattttaaaataaagaaacctctTAGAGCGCGTGTAAATTTTGAAATTCGAATTTGGCAGTGTTGCACAACGCGTTAAATGCAGGGTTGACAACTGACCGCTGGGCAACtgttaaattttaattgcGTTGAGTTTAAATCCAGTTCCTTTTTAGAAATAAGCAAAACTTGTCTTGGCAAGTGGCAAAGGCATCCCAACCAGTATCAGCGGCTATCAGCCGTACTTTAGGCCCCCATTTGCAAATagcatttatatttatattggtTTTTGATAGGGCAATGGGGGAATGGGACGAAAAACAAGCAGCAAGAGTTGTCAACGTagattaaacattttaatttctgTGCTGACGCTAATCAGAAAGGCGATTGCCCACCAGCCGAGAATTCAGAACTTTTGCCATTGTCATAAATGGGGGCCCCCAGCCCCCCCACAGCCCCCTCATTAACATAGTATATAATGTATTTCGAATTTCGTCTTCATTCGCTTTTATCGCATTGGCAATACTGGCCgtttatgtgtgtgtgtttgtgtgtgagtTTGTGGGTGGTGGGGGGTTTGATTATGcataaaaacaaacaacaagTAGCTGCAGCACAACATATAGCGGTAAACGAACCCACACTTGGGCAAAGTGTACGTATGAAAACAAGTTTCAACGC includes these proteins:
- the LOC119556592 gene encoding laccase isoform X1, giving the protein MKFNLVQTLVFTLCLISVQIYGIQDASGKRIVSKYERIMQMYPQLSSGAGESSQWRAAEKDNKRHPCRRDCADNQPMTCYYYMVVHYDDTMAETCKRYLQTKFRFKLNGKEYVDGITLADQLAANDDCKYADGLESEVMVVNGQLPGMSIEVCHGDTVVADVINSMHETTTIHWHGMHQRLTPFMDGVPHVTQYPIEAGQAFRYRFEVDHGGTNWWHSHTEHQRAFGLAGPLVVRMPPKRNPHAHLYDFDMSEHVIMIQDWVHNFVESVAENILINGRGRNLKKGVKAAKPTLYAHFPVVRGGRYRFRVIFNGVSNCPISLSIDNHDLVVIASDGNDIEPVEVQRIMFHGAERFDFVLHANQEVANYWIRVKGYSFCARNQLHQEAVLHYRDADPRKLDAHTLSYAYDAPGKTLNELGDEAGGGNSISLASLNAQRPEPEVPPAVTFYTSMNAFEVRQGEGFRFQMDDISFNMPKMSLLQTRNLGVGQFFCNRSQQADLGFNCRQRHCQCSNVIQVPANQQVEFVVSSLSQTPHPIHLHGYTFRVVGMGVLGEQKIGQIEQIDKKTPLPRRGKGAPLKDSVQVPAFGYTIFRFYSNSPGYWMFHCHISPHSENGMAAVVRVGEDVEMKMCPVSNCGLCSSVA